TCATGGACTCCAGGACGATCTGCTTCTGCGGGTCGGCCAGCGTCTCACCGGTCGTGGTGTCCTTCAGACCCATGACGGCGACGATCTGGCCGGCGCCGACGGAGGCGATCTCTGCGCGCTTGTTGGCGTGCATCTGGTAGATCTTGCCGATGCGCTCCTTGCGGCCCTTGGTCACGTTGATGACCGTGGAGCCGGCCTCGAGGCGACCGGAGTACACGCGCAGGTAGGTCAGCTTGCCCAGGTGCGGGTCGGACGCGATCTTGAACGCCAGGGCGGCGAAGGGCTCGCTCTCCTTGGGCTCACGCGTGTCGGTCTTCGTCTCGTCGCGGGGGTCGAGGCCGGTGACGGCGCCGACGTCCAGGGGCGACGGGAGGAAGTCGATGACCGCGTCGAGCAGGGGCTGGACGCCCTTGTTCTTGAACGCGGTGCCGCACAGGACGGGGTTGAGCTTGGCGGCGAGCGTCGCGCGACGGATGGCCGGCTTCAGCAGCTCCGGCGTGATGTCGGCGCCGTCGAGGTAGGCCTCGGCGAACTCGTCGTCGTTGTCGGCGAGGATCTCGATCATCTCGTTGCGGGCCTCGGCGGCCTGGTCGGCCAGGTCGGCCGGGATCTCCTCGACCGTGTAGTCCTCACCGATCTGCGTCTCGCCGCGCCACACCAGGGCGCGGTTGCCGACGAGGTCGACGACGCCGATGAAGTCGCCCTCGGCGCCGATCGGCACCTGCAGGACGAGGGCCGTCGCGCCGAGGCGCTCACGGATCGTCTTGACGCAGAAGTCGAAGCTGGCACCGGTGCGGTCGAGCTTGTTGACGAAGCACATGCGCGGGACGCCGTACTTGTCGGCCTGGCGCCAGACCGTCTCGGACTGCGGCTCCACGCCGGCGACACCGTCGAACACGGCGACCGCACCATCGAGGACGCGCAGGTTGCGCTCGACCTCGACGGTGAAGTCGACGTGCCCGGGGGTGTCGATGATGTTGATCTGGTTGTCCTTCCACCAGCAGGTCGTCGCGGCCGACGTGATCGTGATGCCGCGCTCCTGCTCCTGCTCCATCCAGTCCATGGTGGCGCCGCCGTCGTGGACCTCACCGATCTTGTAGTTGATACCGGTGTAGAAGAGGATGCGTTCGGTCGTCGTGGTCTTGCCGGCATCGATGTGCGCCATGATGCCGATGTTGCGGACCCTGTTGAGGTCGGTGGTGATGTCGGTTGCCACGAGTGTGATCGCTTCCTTTGATGCGGGGCCCCCGCCGGGTCACGGCGAGGAGTGGTGGTGGTGCTGACTTACCAGCGGTAGTGAGCGAACGCCTTGTTGGCCTCGGCCATCTTGTGCGTGTCCTCACGCTTCTTGACCGCGCCGCCGAGACCGTTGCTGGCGTCGAGCAGCTCGTTCATGAGGCGCTCGGCCATGGTCTTCTCACGACGGGCGCCGGCGTAGCTGACGAGCCAGCGCAGGGCGAGCGTGTTCTGACGAACCGCGCGGACCTCGATCGGGACCTGGTAGGTCGCGCCGCCGACGCGGCGGCTCTTGACCTCGATGGCGGGCTTGACGTTGTCGAGCGCGCGCTTGAGCGTGATGACCGGATCGGTGCCGGACTTCTCGCGGGTGCCCTCGAGTGCGGCGTAGACGATGCGCTGGGCGACCTGCTTCTTGCCGTCGACCAGGACCTTGTTGATGAGTGAAGTGACGAGCTGGCTCCCGTAGACGGGATCAGTCTCGACGACGCGCTTGGGCGCGGGACCCTTACGAGGCATTACTTCTTCTCCTTCTTGGCGCCGTACAGGCTGCGGGCCTGCTTGCGGCCCTTGACGGCCTGCGTGTCGAGGGCGCCGCGGATGATCTTGTAACGGACACCGGGCAGGTCCTTGACTCGGCCGCCGCGCACGAGCACGATCGAGTGCTCCTGCAGGTTGTGGCCCTCGCCGGGAATGTATGCAGTGACCTCGGTACCACTCGAGAGCTTCACACGGGCGACCTTGCGGAGCGCGGAGTTCGGCTTCTTCGGGGTGGTGGTGTAGACGCGGGTGCAGACACCGCGACGCTGAGGGGATCCCTTGAGCGCGGGGGTCGTCGTCTTGACGACCTTGCGCTGACGGCCCTTGCGGACCAGCTGGTTGATCGTGGGCACTACAAACTTCCTTCTTCTGGCTGGCGCGAGCCATGAGTCGTGATGCGCTCACCGCCCCAAAGTTCTGGCGGGATGTGCGCAACGGCCTGATGAGTTCAGGCACAGCGCTAAATACTACCCGGCTGCCCACGGAAGTTCCAAACCGAGAGCACCCCGGTCCCGCCGCCCGCCGTCAGCGCGCCGTCGCGGAGTCCAGCACCTGGGCGAGGTGGACGGCCTGGACGGCCGCGAGGTCGTCCAGCTGCGTGCGGCAGGAGAAGCCGTCGGCGACCACCAGGGCACCCGCCGGCGCGTTGCGCACGGCCGGCATCAGTTGCTGCTCGGCGACCGCCACGGACACCTCGTAGTGGCCCTTCTCGACGCCGAAGTTGCCCGCGAGCCCGCAGCATCCCGAGACCCGGTCGATCGTGGCGCCGGTCGCGGTCATGACGGCCAGGTCCGCCTCGAACCCCAGCACGGACGCCTGGTGGCAGTGCGGCTGCACCACGAGCGTCGTGCCCGTGAGGTCCGGCGGCCGCCAGCCCTCGGTCCGCTGCAGCAGCTCCGAGAGCGTGAAGACGCCCTGGGCGACCTCGACGGCACGCGGGTCGTCCACCAGCTCGACGGCGTCGGAGCGCAGGACCGCGAGGCACGACGGCTCCAGGCCCACGACGGGCACGCCCGCCGCGACGTACGGGTGCAGCTGCTCGATCGCCCGGCCGATCATCGTGCGAGCGGTGTCGAGCTGTCCGGTCGTGATCCAGGTGAGCCCGCAGCACTGCGGGCGACCGAGCACCTCGACGTCGTACCCGGCGCCGTCGAGCACACGGAGCGCAGCCTGTCCCCCGTCGGTCGAGAAGTACTCGGTGAACGAGTCCGCCCAGATGACGACGCGCGGCCGGTCGTCCGTGCGGACCGGCCGAGCGGTGCGCGAGAAGCGCCGGGTCGCGAACGCCGGCAGGCTGCGACGCTGGTCCACCCCGGCCACCCAGCGGGCGACCGAGCGCAGCCCGGGCGTGCGCAGGCCCAGGTTGGCGAGCCAGGCCACGGGCGCGGTGACCCTGGCCCAGAACGGCAGCCGGCCGAGGACGTAGTGGCTGCGGGGACGCAGGCGCCCCTCGTACGACTGGTGCAGGACCTCGGACTTGTAGGAGGCCATGTCGGTGCCGGTGGGGCAGTCGTTGAGGCAGCCCTTGCACGCGAGGCAGAGGTCCAGCGCCTCGTGCACCTCGGGCGCCCGGAAGCCGCCCGTGACCAGACGTCCGTCGATCATCTCCTGCAGGACGCGGGCACGCCCCCGGGTCGAGTCCTTCTCCTCGCGGGTGGCCTGGAAGGACGGGCACATGACCCCGTTCGAGCCTGCGTTGTCGGCGATGCACTTGCCGACGCCCGTGCACCGGTGCACGGCCTTGCCGAGGTCGCCGTCGTCGTGCAGCAGGCGCAGGCCGAGGCGGCGCGACAGGTGCTCGCGGCCCGGGGAGTG
Above is a genomic segment from Aeromicrobium chenweiae containing:
- the fusA gene encoding elongation factor G → MATDITTDLNRVRNIGIMAHIDAGKTTTTERILFYTGINYKIGEVHDGGATMDWMEQEQERGITITSAATTCWWKDNQINIIDTPGHVDFTVEVERNLRVLDGAVAVFDGVAGVEPQSETVWRQADKYGVPRMCFVNKLDRTGASFDFCVKTIRERLGATALVLQVPIGAEGDFIGVVDLVGNRALVWRGETQIGEDYTVEEIPADLADQAAEARNEMIEILADNDDEFAEAYLDGADITPELLKPAIRRATLAAKLNPVLCGTAFKNKGVQPLLDAVIDFLPSPLDVGAVTGLDPRDETKTDTREPKESEPFAALAFKIASDPHLGKLTYLRVYSGRLEAGSTVINVTKGRKERIGKIYQMHANKRAEIASVGAGQIVAVMGLKDTTTGETLADPQKQIVLESMTFPAPVIQVAIEPKTKSDQEKLGTAIQRLAEEDPTFQVHTDEETGQTIIAGMGELHLDILVDRMKREFNVEANVGKPQVAYRETIKRKVENVSYTHKKQTGGSGQFAKVVISIEPTGPLAGGEGGYEFDNAVTGGRVPREYIPSVDQGAQDAMQFGVLAGYQMVDVKVTLEDGAYHDVDSSELAFKLAGSMAFKEAARKADPVILEPVFAVEVTTPEDYMGDVIGDLNSRRGQVQAMEEGMGGVKIIKAIVPLSEMFGYVGDLRSKTSGRASYSMQFDSYAEVPKNVAEEIIKKARGE
- the rpsG gene encoding 30S ribosomal protein S7 gives rise to the protein MPRKGPAPKRVVETDPVYGSQLVTSLINKVLVDGKKQVAQRIVYAALEGTREKSGTDPVITLKRALDNVKPAIEVKSRRVGGATYQVPIEVRAVRQNTLALRWLVSYAGARREKTMAERLMNELLDASNGLGGAVKKREDTHKMAEANKAFAHYRW
- the rpsL gene encoding 30S ribosomal protein S12; translated protein: MPTINQLVRKGRQRKVVKTTTPALKGSPQRRGVCTRVYTTTPKKPNSALRKVARVKLSSGTEVTAYIPGEGHNLQEHSIVLVRGGRVKDLPGVRYKIIRGALDTQAVKGRKQARSLYGAKKEKK